In one Brassica oleracea var. oleracea cultivar TO1000 chromosome C9, BOL, whole genome shotgun sequence genomic region, the following are encoded:
- the LOC106315699 gene encoding trafficking protein particle complex subunit 3: protein MAPVGPRSGDAIFSSIDRVNAELFTLTYGAIVRQLLTDLEDVDEVNKQLDQMGYNIGIRLIDEFLAKSGVSRCVDFKETAEMIAKVGFKMFLGVTASVSSWDADGTCCSIILEDNPLVDFVELPDTCQGLYYCNILSGVIRGALEMVSMKTEVTWTRDALRGDDAYELQVKLLKQVAEEYPYKDDE from the exons ATGGCTCCTGTCGGTCCTCGTTCCGGTGATGCCATCTTCTCCAGCATCGATCGCGTG AACGCAGAGCTGTTCACGTTGACGTATGGTGCAATCGTGCGCCAGTTGCTTACTGACCTCGAAGATGTCGACGAAGTCAACAAACAGCTTGATCAAAT GGGATACAACATTGGAATCAGACTTATCGATGAGTTTCTTGCCAAATCTGGCGTTTCCAGATGCGTTGATTTCAAGGAGACTGCTGAAATGATTGCCAAG GTGGGTTTCAAGATGTTTTTGGGGGTCACTGCATCAGTGTCAAGCTGGGACGCGGATGGGACTTGCTGCAGTATAATCTTGGAAGACAATCCACTCGTTGATTTCGTGGAGCTTCCCGATACTTGCCAAGGCCTTTACTACTGCAACATCCTAAGTGGAGTCATTAGAGGCGCTTTGGAAATG GTGTCAATGAAGACAGAAGTGACATGGACGCGTGATGCTCTTCGAGGGGATGATGCTTATGAATTGCAGGTGAAGCTACTGAAGCAAGTCGCTGAGGAGTATCCGTACAAGGATGATGAATAA